The Eleutherodactylus coqui strain aEleCoq1 chromosome 6, aEleCoq1.hap1, whole genome shotgun sequence genome window below encodes:
- the GPR135 gene encoding G-protein coupled receptor 135 yields the protein MELPLALMSNLTGAGSAAAAGGRDGAGTAAPGSNRSSTEQEEAGGSALLHGVAVACQALLLLAIFLLSCLGNCAVILVISKHRQLRTVTNAFILSLSLSDFLTALLCLPFSFVLLFSRGGAWLFGDRFCFANGFFNSCFGIVSTLTMTLISLDRYYAIVRQPQEKIGRTRAVQLLVAAWLTALGFSFPWYLLAKEQWVVHKKGYYHCMYVFHSAGSRLGAAYSISLIVLCYLLPFGLMCFCHYNICKAVRLSEIRVRPVTTYAHLLRFYSEMRTATTVLIMIVFIICCWGPYCVMGLVAAAGDYPFTPLMDTVAIWMAWANGAINPLIYAIRNPNISMLLGRNREEGYRTRNIAAYLCTQGQNREVRGRADPIRDRYGNRHGQGSRVSSSSPANGGDLAMWACKNPTVLFCRDGQPDTMSEPAGIKSETVDTSL from the coding sequence ATGGAGCTCCCCCTGGCTCTGATGAGCAACCTGACTGGCGCCGGATCAGCGGCCGCAGCTGGAGGAAGAGACGGCGCCGGCACCGCTGCTCCCGGGAGTAATCGCAGCTCCACCGAGCAGGAGGAGGCCGGGGGGAGCGCTCTGCTACACGGGGTGGCCGTGGCGTGTCAGGCGCTGCTGCTGCTCGCCATCTTCCTGCTCTCCTGTCTGGGCAACTGCGCTGTCATCCTGGTGATCAGCAAGCACCGGCAGCTCCGCACTGTGACGAACGCCTTCATCCTGTCCCTGTCCCTGTCCGACTTCCTGACTGCGCTGCTCTGCCTGCCCTTCTCCTTCGTGCTGCTCTTCTCCCGCGGGGGCGCCTGGCTCTTCGGGGATCGCTTCTGCTTTGCCAACGGCTTCTTCAATTCGTGCTTCGGCATCGTGTCCACCCTCACCATGACCCTGATCTCCCTGGACCGCTACTACGCCATCGTGCGGCAGCCGCAGGAGAAGATCGGGCGCACCAGGGCTGTGCAGCTCTTGGTGGCCGCCTGGCTCACTGCCTTGGGCTTCTCCTTCCCTTGGTACCTGTTGGCCAAGGAGCAATGGGTGGTCCATAAGAAGGGCTACTACCACTGCATGTACGTATTCCACTCAGCAGGGTCCAGGCTGGGGGCGGCCTACAGCATCTCCCTGATTGTCCTCTGTTACCTCCTGCCCTTCGGCCTCATGTGTTTCTGCCACTATAACATCTGTAAAGCGGTGAGGCTGTCGGAGATCCGGGTCCGACCGGTGACAACCTATGCTCACCTGCTGCGCTTCTATAGTGAGATGAGAACGGCCACCACTGTGCTCATCATGATCGTCTTCATCATCTGCTGTTGGGGACCCTATTGTGTCATGGGCCTGGTGGCGGCTGCTGGGGACTACCCATTCACACCGCTCATGGACACTGTGGCCATATGGATGGCATGGGCGAATGGTGCCATCAACCCGCTGATCTATGCGATTCGCAACCCTAATATCTCCATGCTGCTTGGTAGGAATCGAGAGGAAGGATACAGGACTAGGAACATTGCAGCCTATCTGTGTACGCAGGGTCAGAACAGAGAAGTCAGAGGAAGGGCTGACCCCATTCGGGATCGATACGGTAATCGTCATGGACAGGGCAGTAGGGTCTCCTCCTCCAGTCCAGCTAATGGTGGGGATTTGGCTATGTGGGCCTGCAAGAACCCTACCGTGCTGTTCTGCCGGGATGGACAACCGGACACCATGTCTGAACCAGCTGGCATAAAATCTGAGACTGTGGATACCAGCCTATGA